One window of the Klebsiella sp. WP3-W18-ESBL-02 genome contains the following:
- a CDS encoding barstar family protein, which produces MKIYTFDFDEIEDQGDFYREFARLFALDRESIRDLDALWSVVTGPHMPLPLEIEFSHLSEKQRRRYGALILLFDEAEEELEGMLRFNVQRG; this is translated from the coding sequence ATGAAAATCTATACTTTTGATTTTGACGAGATAGAGGATCAGGGCGATTTTTATCGAGAGTTCGCCCGACTCTTTGCCCTCGATCGTGAGTCTATTCGCGATTTAGACGCGCTGTGGAGCGTGGTCACGGGGCCACACATGCCGCTGCCGCTGGAGATCGAGTTTAGCCATCTGAGCGAAAAGCAGCGCCGCCGCTACGGTGCGCTGATTCTGCTGTTTGATGAAGCGGAAGAAGAGCTGGAAGGGATGCTGCGCTTTAACGTTCAGCGCGGATAA
- the yhcN-B gene encoding DUF1471 family stress response protein YhcN-B has translation MKSAMIIASLGLASVLSFGASAAVHQVNAEQAQNLQSMGTVSVSQVGSDPMDMRSALAAKAEKEGASSYRVIEARTGDHWHATAELYK, from the coding sequence ATGAAAAGCGCAATGATCATCGCATCTCTTGGTCTGGCATCCGTACTGTCCTTTGGCGCCAGCGCAGCAGTGCATCAGGTAAACGCTGAACAAGCGCAAAACCTGCAATCCATGGGCACCGTATCTGTCTCTCAGGTTGGCAGTGACCCAATGGATATGCGCAGCGCATTAGCCGCTAAAGCAGAAAAAGAAGGTGCCAGCAGCTACCGCGTAATTGAAGCCCGTACCGGCGACCATTGGCACGCTACGGCTGAGCTGTACAAATAA
- the yhcN gene encoding peroxide/acid stress response protein YhcN has protein sequence MKIKSTVAALSILSVISFGAFAADSINSDQAQNRQPIGTVSIGSVGSSPMDMHEMLNKKAEEQGASSYRIIEARTGAHWHATAELYK, from the coding sequence ATGAAAATCAAATCAACTGTTGCCGCTCTGAGCATCCTTTCCGTTATCTCATTTGGCGCGTTTGCCGCTGATTCTATCAACAGCGATCAGGCGCAAAATCGCCAGCCAATCGGCACCGTTTCTATCGGTTCCGTCGGTTCATCCCCGATGGATATGCACGAAATGCTGAACAAAAAAGCGGAAGAACAAGGTGCGTCATCCTATCGCATCATTGAAGCCCGTACCGGCGCTCACTGGCACGCAACAGCAGAACTGTACAAATAA
- the argR gene encoding transcriptional regulator ArgR codes for MRSSTKQEELVKAFKALLKEEKFSSQGEIVQALQEEGFDNINQSKVSRMLTKFGAVRTRNAKMEMVYCLPAELGVPTTTSPLKNLVLDIDYNDAVVVIHTSPGAAQLIARLLDSLGKAEGILGSIAGDDTIFTTPARGFTVKDLYEAIQILFEQEL; via the coding sequence ATGCGAAGTTCAACGAAACAAGAAGAATTAGTTAAAGCCTTTAAAGCATTACTGAAGGAAGAAAAATTCAGCTCTCAGGGCGAAATTGTTCAGGCCTTGCAGGAAGAAGGCTTCGATAATATTAACCAATCCAAAGTTTCTCGCATGCTGACCAAGTTTGGCGCCGTGCGTACCCGCAACGCCAAAATGGAAATGGTTTACTGTCTGCCGGCCGAACTGGGCGTGCCGACCACCACCAGCCCGCTGAAGAATCTGGTACTGGATATCGATTACAACGATGCCGTGGTGGTTATCCATACCAGCCCAGGCGCAGCGCAGCTGATTGCTCGTCTGCTGGACTCATTGGGCAAAGCAGAGGGCATTCTCGGCAGCATCGCCGGTGATGACACCATCTTCACGACGCCGGCCCGTGGCTTTACCGTAAAAGACCTCTATGAAGCCATCCAGATTCTGTTCGAGCAGGAACTGTAA
- the mdh gene encoding malate dehydrogenase has protein sequence MKVAVLGAAGGIGQALALLLKTQLPSGSELSLYDIAPVTPGVAVDLSHIPTDVKIKGFSGEDATPALVGADVVLISAGVARKPGMDRSDLFNVNAGIVKNLVQQIAKTAPKACIGIITNPVNTTVAIAAEVLKKAGVYDKNKLFGVTTLDIIRSNTFVAELKDKSAGEVEVPVIGGHSGVTILPLLSQISGVSFSDQEVNDLTKRIQNAGTEVVEAKAGGGSATLSMGQAAARFGLSLVRALQGEKGVVECAYVEGDGQYARFFSQPLLLGKNGVEERQSIGKLSAYEQQALEGMLETLRKDIQLGEDFINK, from the coding sequence ATGAAAGTCGCAGTCCTTGGTGCCGCCGGCGGTATTGGCCAGGCGCTTGCCCTACTACTAAAGACCCAACTGCCTTCAGGTTCAGAACTCTCCCTCTATGATATTGCCCCCGTCACACCGGGCGTGGCGGTCGATCTCAGCCATATTCCTACTGATGTCAAAATCAAAGGATTCTCCGGCGAAGATGCGACGCCTGCGCTGGTTGGGGCGGATGTTGTCCTGATTTCTGCCGGGGTTGCTCGTAAGCCCGGTATGGATCGCTCCGATCTGTTTAATGTTAACGCCGGGATTGTGAAAAACCTGGTGCAGCAAATTGCAAAAACCGCGCCGAAAGCCTGCATTGGTATTATTACCAACCCGGTCAACACCACCGTCGCTATTGCTGCGGAAGTGCTGAAAAAAGCGGGCGTGTACGATAAGAATAAACTGTTCGGCGTGACCACGCTGGATATCATCCGCTCCAATACCTTTGTGGCGGAGCTCAAAGATAAAAGCGCCGGTGAGGTGGAAGTTCCGGTAATTGGCGGCCACTCCGGCGTCACCATTCTGCCTTTATTGTCGCAAATTTCCGGCGTGAGCTTCTCCGATCAGGAAGTAAACGATCTGACCAAACGCATCCAGAACGCGGGCACTGAAGTGGTGGAAGCGAAGGCGGGCGGCGGGTCGGCAACGCTCTCTATGGGGCAGGCGGCGGCGCGTTTCGGTCTGTCTCTGGTTCGTGCGCTGCAGGGCGAGAAGGGCGTGGTGGAATGCGCCTATGTGGAAGGCGACGGTCAATATGCGCGCTTCTTCTCGCAGCCGCTGCTGCTGGGTAAAAACGGGGTGGAAGAGCGTCAGTCTATCGGCAAGCTCAGCGCTTACGAGCAGCAGGCGCTGGAAGGTATGCTGGAGACGCTGAGAAAAGATATTCAGCTGGGTGAAGACTTTATTAATAAGTAA
- the degS gene encoding outer membrane-stress sensor serine endopeptidase DegS: MLVKLLRSVAIGLLVGGILIVSVPSLRQWNPISAPRFSSTDETPASYNAAVRRAAPAVVNVYNRSLNSSSNNQLEIKTLGSGVIMDERGYIITNKHVINDADQIIVALQDGRVFEALLVGSDSLTDLAVLKINATGGLPVIPINPARTPHIGDVVLAIGNPYNLGQTITQGIISATGRIGLNPSGRQNFLQTDASINHGNSGGALVNSLGELMGINTLSFDKSNDGETPEGLSFAIPFQLATKIMDKLIRDGRVIRGFIGISGREIAPLRSQGGGIDQIQGIVVNEIAPDGPAAQAGIQNNDVIISVNGKPAVSALETMDQVAEIRPGSVIPVVVMRDDKKLTMQVTIQEYPASN; encoded by the coding sequence ATGCTTGTAAAGCTCTTACGTTCGGTTGCAATTGGTTTACTGGTCGGCGGCATATTGATTGTCTCCGTCCCCTCGTTACGTCAATGGAACCCTATTTCCGCTCCGCGCTTTAGCAGCACGGATGAAACGCCCGCCAGCTACAATGCCGCGGTGCGCCGTGCCGCGCCGGCGGTGGTGAACGTCTATAACCGTAGCCTGAACAGCAGCAGTAATAATCAGCTGGAGATCAAAACGCTCGGCTCCGGCGTCATTATGGACGAACGTGGCTACATTATTACCAACAAGCATGTCATCAACGATGCGGATCAGATCATCGTCGCCTTACAAGACGGCCGCGTATTTGAGGCCCTGCTGGTTGGTTCTGATAGCCTGACCGACCTGGCGGTGCTGAAAATCAACGCCACCGGTGGCCTACCGGTCATTCCGATCAACCCGGCGCGTACGCCGCACATCGGCGACGTCGTGCTGGCGATCGGCAACCCGTATAACCTGGGTCAGACCATTACCCAGGGGATTATCAGCGCCACCGGGCGTATCGGCCTCAACCCAAGCGGGCGACAAAACTTCTTACAGACCGATGCCTCAATCAACCACGGTAACTCCGGCGGCGCGCTGGTGAACTCGCTGGGCGAGCTGATGGGGATCAACACCCTCTCCTTCGATAAGAGCAACGACGGCGAAACGCCAGAAGGTCTGAGCTTTGCCATTCCGTTCCAGCTGGCAACTAAAATCATGGATAAGCTGATTCGCGACGGACGCGTTATTCGTGGCTTTATCGGCATCAGCGGGCGAGAGATCGCGCCGCTGCGTTCGCAGGGCGGCGGTATCGACCAGATTCAGGGCATTGTGGTTAATGAAATTGCGCCAGACGGCCCGGCGGCGCAGGCGGGCATTCAAAATAATGACGTGATTATCTCGGTGAACGGTAAACCGGCGGTGTCTGCGCTGGAGACAATGGACCAGGTGGCAGAGATTCGCCCGGGGTCCGTTATCCCGGTCGTCGTGATGCGTGACGATAAAAAGCTGACGATGCAGGTGACTATCCAGGAATACCCGGCGTCAAACTAA